Proteins found in one Arachis stenosperma cultivar V10309 chromosome 8, arast.V10309.gnm1.PFL2, whole genome shotgun sequence genomic segment:
- the LOC130944426 gene encoding glutathione transferase GST 23-like: MEGDSVKLLGFWGSPAVLRVKWALAVKGIECQYVEEDLSNKSDMLLKYNPVYKKVPVLVHQGKPLAESLLILEYIDETWKQNPLLPHSPYERAQARFWSKFVDDKCMPTVVAAFSKVGEEQQKAAEEARENLKRLEVGLEGKQFFGGDNIGFADIAIGWLPYWIEIAEEVVAINLIDAESMPKLNSWFHAFIDIPIIKELLPPRHKLLHHTKTFLQA, from the exons ATGGAAGGAGATTCAGTGAAGTTACTGGGATTTTGGGGTAGTCCAGCTGTTCTAAGAGTGAAGTGGGCACTAGCAGTTAAAGGAATAGAGTGCCAATATGTGGAAGAAGATCTCAGCAACAAGAGTGACATGCTCCTTAAATACAACCCTGTCTACAAAAAGGTACCTGTTCTTGTGCACCAGGGTAAGCCCCTTGCTGAATCACTGCTCATTCTTGAGTATATTGATGAGACTTGGAAGCAAAACCCTCTTCTTCCACATTCTCCTTATGAAAGGGCCCAAGCAAGATTCTGGTCTAAATTCGTTGATGACAAG TGTATGCCAACGGTTGTGGCAGCGTTTTCCAAGGTAGGAGAAGAGCAACAGAAGGCAGCAGAAGAAGCTCGAGAGAATCTGAAGAGGCTTGAGGTTGGACTTGAGGGAAAACAGTTCTTTGGAGGTGATAATATTGGCTTTGCGGACATTGCTATTGGGTGGCTTCCATACTGGATTGAAATAGCGGAGGAAGTTGTGGCCATCAACCTTATTGATGCAGAGTCAATGCCTAAGCTTAACTCATGGTTCCATGCTTTTATTGACATTCCAATTATCAAAGAACTCTTGCCTCCTCGTCATAAATTGCTCCATCACACCAAGACATTCCTTCAAGCGTAG
- the LOC130944424 gene encoding phosphoribosylaminoimidazole-succinocarboxamide synthase, chloroplastic-like, with translation MSESMSMAAALNPPKTPFKINLTPALPPPPTSSALTFKPNNNFPTLCAAAQPQQQEHAALLDTLLNSTRKNQVLHSIRTTSPFNCLSETNLHHTVPALTSKTRGKVRDIYDSGEYLVLVTTDRQSAFDRVLASIPFKGQVLNQTSLWWFERTQHITANAVVSAPDPNVTIAKKCSVFPVEFVARGFVTGSTDTSLWTVYNKGIRNYCGNALPDGLVKNQKLAENILTPTTKAADHDVPVTPDEIIERGLMTRADYEEVSRKALSLFEYGQRVASEHGLILVDTKYEFGKAEDGSIMLIDEVHTPDSSRYWIANSYLERFQNGLEPENVDKEFLRLWFKNHCNPYEDEVLPEAPEDLVCELSWRYIFLYETITKSKFEVLSSEEPIHERISRNVASALASLK, from the exons ATGAGTGAATCCATGTCTATGGCTGCTGCGTTAAACCCTCCCAAAACCCCCTTCAAAATCAACCTCACACCCGCTCTTCCGCCTCCCCCAACCTCCTCCGCACTCACTTTCAAACCAAACAACAACTTCCCCACACTCTGCGCTGCCGCACAACCACAACAACAAGAACACGCCGCTCTGCTTGACACTCTACTTAACAGCACACGCAAGAACCAAGTGCTCCACTCCATCAGAACCACCTCCCCCTTCAACTGCCTCTCCGAAACAAATCTTCACCATACAGTTCCCGCCCTCACCTCCAAAACCAGGGGAAAG GTTAGAGACATATATGATAGTGGAGAGTACCTTGTTCTGGTTACTACTGATCGCCAGAGTGCATTTGATAGAGTCCTTGCTTCAATTCCCTTCAAGGGACAG GTGCTTAACCAGACAAGCTTGTGGTGGTTTGAGAGAACCCAGCATATAACTGCTAATGCCGTTGTGTCCGCTCCTGATCCTAATGTTACCATAGCAAAGAAATGTTCTGTTTTCCCTGTTGAGTTCGTTG CTAGAGGGTTTGTGACCGGAAGTACTGATACTTCATTATGGACAGTCTACAATAAAGGCATCCGGAACTATTGTGGCAATGCCCTCCCGGATG GTTTGGTAAAAAACCAAAAGCTGGCTGAAAATATACTCACACCTACAACCAAAGCTGCAGATCATGATGTTCCTGTTACTCCAGATGAG ATTATAGAAAGGGGATTAATGACAAGAGCTGATTATGAGGAAGTCAGCAGAAAAGCTTTAAGTCTGTTTGAATACGGTCAG cgTGTGGCTTCAGAACATGGCCTTATATTGGTTGACACAAAGTATGAATTTGGGAAGGCAGAGGACGGTTCAATTATGTTGATTGATGAG GTGCACACTCCTGATTCAAGTAGATATTGGATTGCCAATTCTTATCTTGAGCGCTTTCAAAATGGTTTGGAGCCTGAAAATGTTGATAAG gaGTTCTTGAGGCTGTGGTTCAAAAATCACTGCAACCCTTATGAAGAtgag GTTCTTCCTGAAGCTCCTGAAGATCTTGTTTGCGAATTGTCTTGGCG ATACATTTTCTTGTATGAGACtataacaaaatcaaaatttgagGTGCTGTCGTCTGAG GAGCCAATACATGAGCGAATATCACGAAATGTTGCATCTGCACTGGCATCTTTGAAGTAG